In the genome of Ptychodera flava strain L36383 chromosome 13, AS_Pfla_20210202, whole genome shotgun sequence, one region contains:
- the LOC139147877 gene encoding uncharacterized protein, with protein MRCVHQRNQGLMCRMMEDGKRGAVGENIRVCQVHKENLLSPSRTCQIYGAKLDRKTQKVNDRAKTKKGKLERLQRKEKRAQKTAATEVREGSTYEKGVGLSMSSEQCRNEIPEPVLPPDSVSLSEGSYTPVVFDIETTSAYSTAEITQIAAVSGDDQFSQYILPNSQFVVLQVKKLALL; from the exons ATGAGATGTGTGCATCAAAGAAACCAAG GATTGATGTGTCGTATGATGGAGGATGGCAAAAGAGGGGCAGTGGGAGAGAATATAAGAGTTTGTCAG GTTCACAAAGAAAATTTACTATCACCTAGTAGAACATGCCAAATTTATGGTGCCAAATTGGATAGGAAAACTCAAAAAGTGAATGACAGAGCTAAGACTAAGAAAGGAAAGTTAGAGAGACTCCAG CGAAAAGAGAAAAGAGCCCAGAAGACGGCAGCCACTGAAGTACGAGAAGGGAGTACGTATGAAAAGGGTGTTGGGTTGTCCATGTCATCAGAGCAATGCAGGAATGAGATTCCGGAGCCTGTCTTACCACCTGATTCTGTATCACTGTCTGAAGGATCATATACTCCTGTCGTCTTTGATATAGAAACTACATCAGCAT ATTCAACTGCAGAAATCACCCAGATTGCAGCTGTGTCAGGAGATGACCAGTTCAGCCAGTACATTTTGCCAAACAGCCAATTTGTCGTATTGCAAGTGAAAAAACTCGCCTTACTGTAA